A genomic region of Mycolicibacterium poriferae contains the following coding sequences:
- the ruvB gene encoding Holliday junction branch migration DNA helicase RuvB encodes MGRFSSGTEEPEDSDEREVTPALTVGEGDIDASLRPRSLGEFIGQPRVREQLQLVLEGAKNRGGTPDHILLSGPPGLGKTSLAMIIAAELGSSLRVTSGPALERAGDLAAMLSNLVEHDVLFIDEIHRIARPAEEMLYLAMEDFRVDVVVGKGPGATSIPLEVAPFTLVGATTRSGALTGPLRDRFGFTAHMDFYEPTELERVLARSAGILGIELGAEAAAEIARRSRGTPRIANRLLRRVRDYAEVRADGVITRDIAKYALEVYDVDELGLDRLDRAVLTALTRSFGGGPVGVSTLAVAVGEEATTVEEVCEPFLVRAGMIARTPRGRVATALAWTHLGMTPPSGAVGLGQGGLFD; translated from the coding sequence CATCGACGCCAGCTTGCGGCCCCGCTCACTGGGCGAGTTCATCGGTCAGCCACGGGTGCGCGAGCAGCTGCAGCTGGTGCTCGAGGGCGCCAAGAACCGTGGCGGCACCCCCGACCACATCCTGCTGTCCGGTCCGCCCGGGCTGGGCAAGACCTCGCTGGCGATGATCATCGCCGCCGAACTGGGCTCGTCGCTGCGTGTCACGTCGGGCCCGGCACTCGAACGAGCCGGGGATCTGGCCGCGATGCTGTCGAATCTCGTCGAACACGACGTGCTGTTCATCGACGAGATCCATCGCATCGCCCGGCCCGCCGAGGAGATGCTGTACCTGGCGATGGAGGACTTCCGCGTCGACGTGGTGGTCGGCAAGGGACCGGGTGCCACCTCGATCCCGCTGGAGGTGGCACCGTTCACGCTGGTCGGCGCCACCACCAGGTCCGGGGCTCTCACCGGTCCACTGCGGGACCGCTTCGGTTTCACCGCGCACATGGACTTCTACGAGCCCACCGAACTGGAGCGGGTGCTGGCCCGGTCGGCGGGCATCCTCGGGATCGAGCTGGGCGCCGAAGCCGCCGCCGAGATCGCCCGCCGCTCCCGGGGCACCCCGCGCATCGCGAACCGGCTCCTGCGCCGCGTGCGCGACTACGCCGAGGTGCGTGCCGACGGAGTCATCACCCGCGACATCGCCAAATATGCGCTCGAGGTCTACGACGTCGACGAGCTCGGCCTCGACCGCCTCGACCGGGCGGTGCTGACCGCGCTCACCCGCAGCTTCGGCGGCGGACCGGTGGGGGTGTCCACGCTCGCGGTGGCCGTGGGGGAGGAAGCCACCACCGTCGAGGAGGTGTGCGAACCGTTCCTGGTGCGGGCGGGCATGATCGCGCGGACCCCCCGGGGACGGGTGGCCACGGCGCTGGCCTGGACGCATCTGGGAATGACGCCGCCGAGCGGAGCCGTGGGGCTGGGGCAGGGCGGGCTGTTCGACTAG
- the car gene encoding carboxylic acid reductase translates to MTHHDPDPQIVDRITELRSTDPQFAAAMPDEAVSSALDRPDMRLPDIIATVLDGYAERPALGQRAIEFTTDPQSGRITPRLLPHFDTVTYGELSRRIGALAAALDDVAAGDRVALLGFTSVDYTTIDMTLATIGAVSVPLQTSSALSALAPIVAETEPVLIASAVDHLGDAVELALTTPTVSRIIVFDARLELDDHREEVAAARNTLRQNSANTVELTTIGDLVQRGADLPPRTPTIATDDNPLALLIYTSGSTGAPKGAMYPERLAAGAWRQSFRANWGDHSSAPSITLNFLPMSHMMGRGLLYGTLGAGGTAYFSARSDLSTFLEDLALVRPTQLSFVPRIWDTIRNEFDTILGKRADHDAAAVFAQMRTEVLGGRYVTAMTGSAPLSPEMTAFAEELLGIHLVDGYGSTEAGAVFVDGQVQRPPVSDYTLLDVPELGYFHTDRPYPRGELLVKSETLIPGYYRRPEVTAAMFDADGYYRTGDIVAEVGPDHLVYLDRRNNVVKLSQGEFVAVSALEAGFTDSPLIRQIYLYGNSARPYLLAVVVPTEEALAASDPKSAVAESLHEVARTGGLQSFEIPRDFLIETTPWTTENGMLTGIRKLARPKLKERYGDQLETLYAELAAEQSDELQSLRRDGGQGPVQDTVVRAAAALLGATSTDIAPDAHFTELGGDSLSALTFANLLADVFDVEVPVSVIVSPANDLAALAAYIDAVREPGGTRPTFASVHGAGAPQAHARDLTLDRFLDAPTLAAATALPGPSAQIRTVLLTGATGFLGRYLALDWLQRMQLVGGTVICLVRGRDDTAARDRLDRTFDSGDPDLLAHYLEMADGHLEVLAGDKGEPDLGLDASTWQRLADTVDLIVDPAALVNHVLPYRELFGPNVVGTAELIKLALTSKLKPFVYTSTIGVAVGIEPGRFTEDGDIRQISATRAVDDDLATGYANGYSNSKWAGEVLLREANEQFGLPVSVFRCDMILADTSYAGQLNLPDMFTRLMLSLVATGIAPDSFYELDAEGRRQRAHYDGLPVEFIAEAISTLGPLTGSAFETYHVMNPYDDGIGLDEFVDWLIDSGAPVRRIGGYQMWLTRFETAMRALPERQRQGSLLPLLHNYQHPETPLRGSVAPTDRFRAAVQEAKIGPDKDIPHVSRDIIAKYVSDLRLLGLLDR, encoded by the coding sequence ATGACACACCACGACCCTGACCCGCAGATCGTTGACCGCATCACCGAATTGCGCTCCACCGATCCGCAATTCGCCGCCGCGATGCCCGACGAGGCGGTCTCGTCGGCCCTCGATCGACCCGACATGCGACTGCCCGACATCATCGCGACCGTCCTCGACGGCTACGCCGAGCGGCCCGCACTGGGTCAACGCGCCATCGAATTCACCACTGACCCGCAGAGCGGCCGGATCACCCCGCGGCTGCTGCCCCATTTCGACACCGTCACCTACGGAGAACTGTCCCGGCGCATCGGCGCGCTGGCTGCGGCGCTCGACGACGTCGCTGCGGGCGACCGGGTCGCGCTACTGGGCTTCACCAGCGTGGACTACACGACCATCGACATGACGCTGGCGACGATCGGTGCGGTTTCGGTCCCGCTGCAGACCAGCTCAGCACTCTCGGCGCTGGCACCCATCGTCGCCGAAACCGAACCCGTGCTCATCGCCTCTGCCGTCGACCATCTCGGCGACGCCGTCGAACTGGCCCTCACCACTCCCACCGTCTCGCGGATCATCGTCTTCGACGCGCGCCTCGAGCTCGACGACCACCGCGAAGAGGTAGCCGCTGCGCGAAACACCCTCCGCCAGAACAGCGCCAACACCGTGGAGCTCACGACGATCGGTGATCTCGTGCAACGCGGCGCCGACCTGCCGCCCCGCACCCCCACCATCGCGACCGACGACAACCCGCTCGCCCTGCTCATCTACACCTCGGGAAGTACGGGCGCACCGAAGGGAGCGATGTATCCCGAGCGGTTGGCGGCGGGCGCCTGGCGACAGTCCTTCCGCGCGAACTGGGGCGATCACAGTTCCGCGCCCTCGATCACCCTGAACTTCCTGCCGATGAGCCACATGATGGGGCGCGGCCTGCTCTACGGCACCCTGGGTGCGGGTGGGACCGCGTATTTCTCTGCGCGCAGCGATCTTTCGACCTTCCTCGAGGACCTCGCGCTGGTCCGTCCCACCCAGTTGTCGTTCGTGCCACGGATCTGGGACACGATCAGAAACGAGTTCGACACGATCCTGGGCAAGCGAGCCGACCACGACGCCGCCGCCGTGTTCGCGCAGATGCGCACCGAGGTGCTCGGCGGTCGTTACGTGACCGCGATGACCGGGTCCGCTCCCCTGTCACCCGAGATGACCGCGTTCGCCGAGGAGCTGCTCGGCATCCACCTCGTCGACGGCTACGGGTCCACCGAAGCGGGCGCGGTGTTCGTCGACGGACAGGTCCAGCGGCCACCGGTGTCGGACTACACACTGCTCGACGTGCCCGAGCTCGGCTACTTCCACACCGACCGCCCGTATCCCCGCGGGGAGTTGCTGGTCAAGTCCGAAACGCTGATTCCCGGGTACTACCGACGGCCGGAGGTGACCGCGGCAATGTTCGACGCCGACGGCTACTACCGCACCGGCGACATCGTCGCCGAGGTCGGACCCGACCACCTGGTCTATCTCGACCGGCGCAACAACGTCGTGAAGCTCTCCCAGGGCGAGTTCGTCGCGGTGTCGGCACTGGAGGCCGGCTTCACCGACAGCCCGTTGATCCGCCAGATCTATCTCTACGGCAACAGTGCCCGCCCGTATCTACTTGCCGTGGTCGTGCCGACCGAAGAAGCATTGGCTGCTTCGGATCCGAAATCAGCTGTCGCAGAATCGCTTCACGAGGTGGCGCGGACCGGCGGCCTGCAGTCGTTCGAGATACCTCGCGACTTCCTGATCGAGACGACGCCGTGGACCACCGAGAACGGGATGCTCACCGGTATCCGCAAGCTGGCCCGGCCCAAGTTGAAAGAGCGGTACGGCGACCAGCTCGAGACGCTGTACGCCGAGCTGGCGGCCGAGCAGTCCGACGAGTTGCAGTCGTTGCGGCGCGATGGCGGCCAGGGCCCGGTGCAGGACACGGTTGTTCGCGCCGCGGCAGCGCTGTTGGGCGCGACGTCGACCGACATCGCCCCCGACGCCCACTTCACCGAGCTCGGGGGTGACTCGCTGTCGGCCCTGACGTTCGCCAATCTGCTGGCCGACGTCTTCGACGTCGAGGTTCCGGTGTCGGTGATCGTCAGCCCGGCCAATGACCTCGCCGCGCTCGCCGCCTACATCGATGCCGTGCGGGAGCCAGGTGGTACCCGACCCACCTTCGCATCGGTGCACGGCGCGGGCGCACCACAGGCGCACGCCCGCGACCTCACGCTGGACCGGTTCCTCGATGCTCCGACCCTGGCCGCCGCTACGGCGCTGCCCGGCCCGAGCGCGCAGATCCGGACGGTGCTGCTCACCGGTGCCACCGGATTCCTCGGCCGCTACCTGGCGTTGGACTGGCTGCAACGGATGCAGCTGGTGGGCGGCACCGTGATCTGTCTGGTTCGCGGCCGGGACGACACCGCAGCCCGCGACCGGCTCGACCGGACCTTCGACAGCGGGGATCCCGACCTGCTGGCGCACTACCTCGAGATGGCCGACGGCCACCTCGAGGTGCTCGCCGGCGACAAGGGCGAGCCCGACCTCGGGCTGGATGCGTCGACGTGGCAGCGCCTGGCCGACACCGTGGACCTCATCGTCGACCCGGCGGCACTGGTCAACCATGTGCTGCCGTACCGGGAGCTGTTCGGCCCCAACGTCGTCGGCACGGCGGAGCTGATCAAGCTCGCCCTCACCAGCAAGCTCAAGCCGTTCGTCTACACCTCGACCATCGGCGTTGCCGTCGGGATCGAGCCCGGCCGGTTCACCGAGGACGGCGACATCCGGCAGATCAGCGCGACCCGCGCTGTCGACGACGACCTCGCCACCGGATACGCCAACGGTTACTCGAACAGCAAATGGGCCGGAGAGGTGCTGCTGCGGGAGGCCAACGAGCAGTTCGGACTGCCGGTCTCGGTGTTCCGCTGCGACATGATCCTCGCCGACACCAGCTACGCCGGCCAGCTGAATCTGCCCGACATGTTCACCCGGCTGATGCTCAGTCTGGTCGCCACCGGTATCGCACCCGACTCGTTCTACGAACTCGACGCCGAGGGTCGCCGACAACGCGCCCACTACGACGGTCTGCCAGTGGAATTCATCGCCGAGGCGATCTCGACCCTCGGCCCGCTCACCGGCTCGGCCTTCGAGACCTACCACGTGATGAACCCCTACGACGACGGCATCGGACTCGACGAGTTCGTCGACTGGCTCATCGACTCCGGCGCGCCGGTGCGCCGCATCGGCGGGTACCAAATGTGGCTGACTCGGTTCGAGACGGCGATGCGCGCACTGCCGGAACGCCAGCGCCAGGGGTCATTGCTGCCGTTGTTGCACAACTACCAGCATCCCGAGACGCCCCTGCGCGGGTCGGTGGCGCCCACCGACCGGTTCCGGGCGGCCGTGCAGGAAGCCAAGATCGGCCCCGACAAAGACATCCCGCACGTCTCGCGCGACATCATCGCCAAGTACGTCAGCGATCTGCGGCTGCTCGGCCTGCTAGACCGCTAG
- a CDS encoding aminobutyraldehyde dehydrogenase has translation MTTVQNFIDGQRVDSSSGATMPLIDPSTGEQYGTAPVSNEQDIDTAYAAAAKAFKDWKKTTPGQRQKALLDFAEDVEKAAEDLVAAEGRNCGKPNHVTMAEEIPAMVDQIRFFAGAARVLEGKSAGEYMADHTSWIRREPVGVIGQVAPWNYPMMMAIWKICPALAAGNTVVIKPSDTTPVTTVMLAELMAKHVPAGVLNVVTGDRVTGSNLVAHPTPEMVAITGSVAAGKAVAVSAGGNLKRTHLELGGKAPVVVFDDADIAAAAEGIATAAYFNAGQDCTAATRVLASASIAADLTAALAEQAKGATTTFGRPADDEDAWVPPVNNVNQMERVLSFFEDVPAHATVAVGGNRQGDKGFYVEPTVVGGLRQDDRMIQQEIFGPVITVQSFGDEDEAIAWSNGVEFGLASSVWTKDVSRAIRVSNALDFGCVWINTHIPLVAEMPHGGFKSSGHGKDLSMYGLEDYTRIKHVMAYTG, from the coding sequence ATGACCACGGTTCAGAACTTCATCGACGGCCAGCGGGTCGACTCGTCGAGCGGTGCCACCATGCCGCTGATCGACCCGAGCACCGGCGAGCAGTACGGCACCGCACCGGTGTCCAACGAGCAGGACATCGACACCGCCTACGCCGCGGCCGCCAAGGCGTTCAAGGACTGGAAGAAGACCACCCCCGGCCAGCGGCAGAAGGCCCTGCTGGACTTCGCCGAGGACGTGGAGAAGGCCGCCGAGGACCTGGTCGCCGCTGAAGGCCGCAACTGCGGCAAGCCCAACCACGTCACCATGGCCGAGGAAATCCCCGCGATGGTCGATCAGATCCGGTTCTTCGCCGGGGCGGCGCGGGTGCTCGAGGGGAAGTCGGCCGGCGAGTACATGGCCGACCACACGTCCTGGATCCGCCGCGAACCCGTCGGCGTGATCGGTCAGGTCGCGCCGTGGAACTACCCGATGATGATGGCCATCTGGAAGATCTGCCCGGCGCTCGCGGCCGGTAACACGGTGGTGATCAAACCCAGTGACACCACCCCGGTGACGACGGTGATGCTGGCCGAACTCATGGCCAAGCATGTGCCGGCCGGGGTGCTCAACGTCGTGACCGGCGATCGCGTCACCGGGTCCAATCTGGTGGCGCACCCGACACCGGAGATGGTGGCGATCACCGGTTCGGTGGCCGCGGGCAAGGCCGTCGCGGTCAGCGCCGGGGGCAACCTGAAACGCACGCACCTGGAATTGGGCGGCAAGGCACCGGTCGTCGTCTTCGACGACGCCGACATCGCCGCGGCCGCAGAGGGCATCGCCACCGCAGCCTATTTCAACGCCGGCCAGGACTGCACGGCCGCGACGCGGGTGTTGGCCTCGGCGTCGATCGCCGCTGACCTGACCGCAGCCCTGGCCGAGCAGGCCAAGGGTGCGACGACGACGTTCGGCCGGCCCGCCGACGACGAGGACGCCTGGGTTCCCCCGGTCAACAACGTCAACCAGATGGAGCGCGTGCTGTCCTTCTTCGAGGACGTCCCGGCCCATGCAACGGTGGCCGTCGGTGGTAACCGCCAGGGCGACAAGGGCTTCTACGTCGAGCCGACCGTCGTCGGGGGCCTGCGCCAGGACGACCGGATGATCCAGCAGGAGATCTTCGGCCCGGTCATCACGGTTCAGTCGTTCGGCGACGAAGACGAGGCGATCGCCTGGTCGAACGGCGTCGAATTCGGCCTGGCCTCGTCGGTGTGGACGAAGGACGTGTCACGGGCCATCCGGGTGTCCAATGCGCTGGACTTCGGTTGCGTGTGGATCAACACGCACATCCCGCTGGTCGCCGAGATGCCGCACGGCGGCTTCAAATCGTCCGGACACGGCAAGGACCTGTCCATGTACGGACTCGAGGACTACACCCGCATCAAGCATGTGATGGCCTACACCGGCTGA
- the gabT gene encoding 4-aminobutyrate--2-oxoglutarate transaminase: MSTVEQSRHLATAIPGPRSSELIARKNAAVSRGVGTTMPVYAARAFGGIVEDVDGNRLIDLGSGIAVTTIGNASPRVVAAVSDQAANFTHTCFMVTPYAGYVAVAESLNRLTPGSEEKRSALFNSGSEAVENAVKIARSYTGKQAVVAFDHAYHGRTNLTMALTAKSMPYKHGFGPFAPEVYRAPLSYPFRDAEFGKELATDGELAARRAITVIDKQVGAANLAAVVIEPIQGEGGFIVPAEGFLPTLLAWCRANDVVFIADEVQTGFARTGAMFACEHEGIVPDLIVTAKGIADGMPLSAVTGRAEIMDAPHVSGLGGTYGGNPVACAAALATIETIEADGLVARAAQIESLMKDTLFRLQAEDDRIGDVRGRGAMIAVELVKAGTTEPDAELTRALCAAAHQAGVIVLSCGTFGNVLRFLPPLSISDELLREALDVLELILRDL; this comes from the coding sequence GTGAGCACCGTGGAGCAGAGTCGGCATCTCGCCACCGCCATCCCGGGTCCCCGGTCCTCGGAGCTGATCGCCCGCAAGAACGCAGCGGTCTCCCGCGGCGTCGGCACCACCATGCCTGTGTACGCGGCGCGGGCATTCGGCGGCATCGTCGAGGACGTCGACGGCAACCGGCTCATCGACCTCGGCTCCGGAATCGCGGTCACCACGATCGGCAACGCCTCCCCTCGGGTCGTCGCGGCCGTCAGCGACCAGGCCGCGAACTTCACCCACACCTGTTTCATGGTCACGCCCTACGCGGGGTACGTCGCGGTCGCCGAATCCCTCAACCGGCTCACACCGGGAAGCGAAGAGAAACGCTCCGCGCTGTTCAACTCCGGCTCCGAAGCCGTCGAGAACGCCGTCAAGATCGCCCGCAGTTACACCGGCAAACAGGCGGTGGTGGCGTTCGACCACGCCTACCACGGGCGTACCAACCTCACGATGGCGCTGACCGCCAAGTCGATGCCCTACAAGCACGGTTTCGGCCCGTTCGCACCCGAGGTCTACCGGGCTCCGCTGTCCTACCCGTTCCGCGACGCCGAGTTCGGCAAGGAACTGGCCACCGACGGCGAGTTGGCCGCGCGCCGGGCGATCACCGTGATCGACAAGCAGGTCGGCGCGGCGAACCTGGCCGCGGTCGTCATCGAGCCGATCCAGGGCGAGGGCGGGTTCATCGTCCCCGCCGAGGGCTTCCTGCCCACACTGTTGGCCTGGTGCCGCGCCAACGACGTCGTGTTCATCGCCGACGAGGTGCAGACCGGCTTCGCGCGCACCGGGGCGATGTTCGCCTGCGAGCACGAAGGAATCGTCCCGGATCTGATCGTGACCGCGAAGGGCATCGCGGACGGGATGCCGCTGTCGGCGGTGACCGGACGCGCCGAGATCATGGACGCCCCGCACGTCAGCGGACTGGGCGGCACCTACGGCGGCAATCCGGTGGCCTGCGCGGCCGCATTGGCCACCATCGAGACCATCGAGGCCGACGGCCTGGTCGCACGCGCGGCCCAGATCGAGTCGTTGATGAAGGACACGCTGTTCCGTCTGCAGGCCGAGGACGACCGCATCGGAGACGTGCGCGGCCGCGGGGCGATGATCGCGGTCGAACTGGTCAAGGCAGGCACCACCGAGCCGGACGCGGAGCTGACCCGCGCGCTGTGCGCTGCCGCCCACCAGGCCGGGGTGATCGTGCTGTCGTGCGGCACGTTCGGCAACGTGCTGAGGTTCCTGCCGCCGCTGAGCATCAGCGACGAACTCCTGCGCGAGGCGCTCGACGTCCTCGAACTGATTCTGCGCGACCTGTAG
- the yajC gene encoding preprotein translocase subunit YajC, translated as MDLLVFLPLLIIMGAFMFFASRRQKKAMQATIDLHNSLQVGDRIHTTSGLQGTITGIGEDYVDLEIAPGVVTTWMKLAVRDRITDDDTDAEDEYDDLEDSGDDLGARSSATEISDRPNTKE; from the coding sequence ATGGATCTGCTCGTCTTCCTGCCCCTGCTCATCATCATGGGCGCGTTCATGTTCTTCGCGTCGCGGCGTCAGAAGAAGGCGATGCAAGCCACCATCGACCTGCACAACTCGCTGCAGGTCGGCGACCGCATCCACACCACATCGGGCCTGCAGGGCACGATCACCGGCATCGGTGAGGACTATGTGGACCTCGAGATCGCCCCGGGTGTGGTCACCACCTGGATGAAGCTGGCTGTGCGCGACCGCATCACCGACGACGACACCGACGCCGAGGACGAGTACGACGATCTCGAGGACTCCGGTGACGACCTGGGCGCCCGGTCCTCGGCCACCGAGATCTCGGATCGGCCCAACACCAAAGAGTGA
- the secD gene encoding protein translocase subunit SecD, protein MASSSTPVHPARYLVLFLVLLIGAYLLVFLTGDKEPDPKLGIDLQGGTRVTLTARTPDGSAPTRESLNQAQQIISARVDGLGVSGSEVIIDGQNLVITVPGNDGSEARSLGQTARLYIRPVIHAIPAEGAMPPGQEEGPAGLPQGSLPGLPQGLPGMPPGAAPGQPAPPAGAPGQPPPAGAPGAVPGQPAPPAGEPAPQPRPFPAQPAPTPTPGPSPSPAPPGPARQSPGDAAEPGQQDAPLATRIQDEKRLRQSSEQAIQILAMQFQATRCGDEDVLAGNDDPNLPLVTCSTDGNEVYLLDSSIINGEQIANASSGLDPQRGEYVVDVEFKSDAAKTWADFTAANVGTQTAFVLDSQVVSAPQIQEPIPGGQTQITGQFTQDTARELANVLKYGSLPLSFESSEAETVSATLGLSSLRAGLIAGAVGLAAVLLYSLLYYRVLGLLVALSLVASGAMVFAILVLLGRYIGYTLDLAGIAGLIIGIGMTADSFVVFFERIKDEIREGRSFRSAVPRGWTRARKTILSGNAVTFLAAAVLYFLAIGQVKGFAFTLGLTTILDVVVVFLVTWPLAFLASKSTTMAKPALNGLGAVQQIARERRAAAHAAGRG, encoded by the coding sequence GTGGCATCGTCTTCGACGCCGGTGCACCCTGCGCGCTACCTGGTCCTGTTCCTGGTATTGCTCATCGGTGCCTACCTGCTGGTGTTCCTGACCGGGGACAAAGAGCCCGATCCCAAGCTCGGCATCGACCTGCAGGGCGGGACCCGGGTGACGCTGACCGCGCGCACGCCGGACGGCAGCGCGCCCACCCGCGAATCGCTCAACCAGGCCCAGCAGATCATCAGCGCGCGCGTCGACGGTCTCGGCGTGTCGGGTTCCGAGGTCATCATCGACGGGCAGAACCTGGTGATCACCGTGCCGGGCAACGACGGCAGCGAAGCCCGCAGCCTCGGGCAGACGGCGCGTCTGTACATCCGGCCCGTCATCCACGCGATTCCCGCCGAGGGGGCCATGCCGCCGGGTCAAGAGGAGGGTCCAGCGGGACTGCCGCAGGGCTCATTGCCGGGCCTGCCGCAGGGTCTGCCCGGCATGCCGCCCGGCGCGGCGCCCGGACAACCCGCCCCGCCCGCCGGGGCGCCCGGACAGCCCCCGCCCGCCGGGGCGCCGGGTGCGGTGCCCGGACAGCCGGCACCGCCGGCCGGTGAGCCGGCGCCGCAGCCCCGCCCGTTCCCCGCCCAGCCCGCCCCGACCCCGACACCGGGTCCCTCCCCGAGTCCGGCACCGCCGGGTCCCGCGCGGCAGTCGCCGGGCGACGCCGCCGAACCCGGTCAGCAGGACGCCCCGCTGGCCACCCGGATCCAGGACGAGAAGCGGCTGCGCCAGAGCAGCGAGCAGGCGATCCAGATCCTGGCGATGCAGTTCCAGGCCACCCGCTGCGGTGACGAGGACGTGCTGGCCGGCAACGACGACCCCAACCTGCCCCTGGTCACCTGCTCGACCGACGGCAACGAGGTCTACCTACTCGACAGCTCGATCATCAACGGCGAGCAGATCGCCAACGCCAGCTCCGGATTGGACCCCCAGCGCGGCGAATACGTCGTCGACGTCGAGTTCAAGAGCGACGCCGCCAAGACGTGGGCGGACTTCACCGCGGCCAACGTGGGCACCCAGACGGCGTTCGTGCTGGACTCGCAGGTGGTCAGCGCCCCGCAGATCCAGGAGCCCATCCCCGGTGGGCAGACCCAGATCACCGGCCAGTTCACCCAGGACACGGCGCGCGAGCTCGCCAACGTCCTCAAATACGGCTCGCTTCCACTGTCGTTCGAGTCGTCGGAAGCAGAGACGGTGTCGGCGACGCTGGGCCTGTCGTCGCTGCGGGCCGGCCTGATCGCCGGCGCCGTCGGGTTGGCGGCGGTGCTGCTGTACTCGCTGCTGTACTACCGCGTGCTGGGCCTGCTGGTGGCGTTGTCGTTGGTGGCCTCGGGCGCCATGGTCTTCGCCATCCTGGTCCTGCTGGGCCGCTACATCGGCTACACGTTGGATCTGGCCGGGATCGCCGGCCTGATCATCGGCATCGGTATGACCGCGGACTCGTTCGTGGTGTTCTTCGAACGAATAAAAGACGAGATCCGGGAAGGACGCTCGTTCCGGTCGGCGGTGCCGCGAGGCTGGACCAGGGCCCGCAAGACGATCCTGTCCGGCAACGCGGTGACGTTCCTGGCCGCCGCGGTGCTGTACTTCCTGGCCATCGGCCAGGTGAAGGGCTTCGCCTTCACCCTGGGGTTGACCACGATTCTCGACGTGGTCGTCGTATTCCTGGTGACCTGGCCGCTGGCCTTCCTCGCCTCGAAGTCCACGACGATGGCCAAGCCCGCGCTCAACGGGCTCGGAGCCGTCCAGCAGATCGCACGCGAACGCCGAGCGGCCGCGCACGCGGCGGGACGGGGCTGA